The Macaca fascicularis isolate 582-1 chromosome 14, T2T-MFA8v1.1 genome contains the following window.
aaactaccatcagagtgaacaggcaacctacagaatgggagacaattttcacaatctacccatttgacaaagggctaatatccagaatctacaaagaacttaaacaaatttacaagaaaaaaataaaataaccccatcaaaaagtggacaaaggatataaacagactgttttcgaaagaagacatttatgcagacaacagacatatgaaaaaatgctcatcatcactggccatcagagaaacgcaaatcaaaaccacaatgagataccatctcacaccagttagaatggcgatcattaaaaagtcaggagacaacaggtgctggagaggatgtagagaaataggaatgcttttacactgttggtgggagtgtaaactagtttaaccattgtggaaggcagtgtgctgattcctcaaggatctagagctagatccctgacccagcaattccattactgggtaaatacccaaaggattataaatcatgctactataaagacacatgcacatgtatgtttattgcggcactattcacaatagcaaagacttggaaccaacacaaatgtccatcaatgatagactggattaagaaaatatggcacatatacaccatggaataccaggcagccatcaaaaaggatgagttcatgtcctttgtagggacatggatgaagctggaaaccatcattctgagcaaactattctcacatattctcactcataggtgggaatcgaacaatgagaacgctcggacacagggcagggaacatcacacaccggggcttgctgtggggtggagggatgggggagggatagcattagtagaaatacctaatgtaaatgacaagttaatgtgtgcagcaaacaaacatgacacatgtatacacatataacaaacctgcacgttgtgcacgtataccctagaacttaaagtataataaaaagaaaaagaaaaaaaagttataaataaaaagCTAGTATGACATGATATTACAGTTCAGGTTAATGAGACCAGGAACATCTGGGTTGCATTAATGTTATTAACAAGACAAAATACAAGAGTTCAAGAGTAAAATAACTATTAAATTTTGAAGTAGAatttacaaagttttaaaaacttacaatGTCATATAACAAAAGCTGAATGTAAAAAACTATACCTATAAAATGAGCACAGTTTTTTATAGAAATATGAAcagaaaatggagaaattaaaacaataatactattaacaaaaacaaaatgctaacatttattgagtacgtCAAGGTACTTTCCAGGTATTTCATTTGAATTCATCACAACCCTATAAGATAACCCTCTTATGTCCTCCCTTTTACTGATTAATAAACTGAGGCATACTGAGATTAAGAAAGATGATCAAGGGCCCATATCTCATAAGCAACAAAGTCAAAATTCAAACCCAAGCAAGTCTGTTCAGAGCCACAGCACATAATCAAAAAAGACACAATAAATAGCCGATTTTGGCTTAAAATGTTGGTGATCAAACAATCATCTGCCTGAAACAATCTCTGTTTATGTTTGCTGTCCTGACAAGATTATTAATAACTCCCTTTTTCATGCCCAAAGTTTTTCAGTTTAGGTAATATATGTAATGGTCACCCTACCTTGAAAGTCCCTCCCAGATATCATGATTCTAaaagtatgaaaagaaaaattagaacttGATTCAATTAGGTGATGAGGGGCACACTGTTGTGTAAAGAAATGGAATCAGCTGGGAATATTTATCTGTGTTTTCTCTAGTGTTTCTCATTATTCTAGAGAATAATTAATGGTGCCTTCTGTTAATTGCCTCTTCTCTCCCCACACCCAAAGGAAACGTTTAAGAGATTCTTTAGTTGTAAACACCTTTCTTGCAGCAATGACCAAAGCACAGAGCCATGGCCAAAGCACAGAGCCTAGGGGAAGCTGAACACTTGTATTACGATGCTTGTGGCCTCTAATTTTTGAAAGAACATGACACTCATCTGGGGACGAGAGCACACTTCAGTGGAAGGCAGCGTGGCAGCAGTACCTCTCAGAATTTCACGAAGATACACGGGTCAGGAGCCAAACACCTGCATGAACATTTGGGTGGGTGAAATCAGAATGGCGGAAACTTGGCTTCCATGCTTGAaaccctttccttttttcttctttctgctgtaACCCTGCTCTCTTATGCACTTGACAAAGACCTCATGCATCCAGGCTCaacatctgtttttgtttgtttttggaaatcTCATGATCCCTCTTCCCCACTCTCAtagaataatattaattttaatggaAACCAAGGTATTGGAGTTGAAAAAAATAACCTTACACTGTTTCAAGCACTAGCCAGTGAGTAAAGTGGAATGGGGGGCATGAAGTTTTCCTGATAGCTTATCATCTGGACCATGGAACCTAATATTTTTACCACCAAATAATCCTATTTTacctataaaaatgttttttagttAGCAAACCACCTTTAGATATAGTTATTATTATTCAGTATTAGTATAACGTCTCTCATTTTTGACAGCCTAGTTGTTATTTTACATATCAGAGTTAAGTCCTTGCAAAAGCATATGAAGTAATGATGATTCTTcctttagagatgaagaaatgaaggcaCATAAAGGTGAATTACTTTGCCCCAAATCACAAAGTTGATTAATGGTGACACCAAATATACTCTGCTTTTCAATAGTTAATTTCCCAAGTTTATTTGTCAGAGATAATTAAAACTTTCGCTGAGTCTAAAATAGAGTAGGCAAAGGGGGTTAATGTAATTTTATGCTAAAGCAACTTGACAGTGTtgttttgtataaatatataattttaataactgtgaaatattaaaaatgatcatTTATGGCCATCTTTGCATGCCAAAGGGATATTAATCATTGCAATAGTTGATGCAGGGGCAATTTACCGTGGCTACAATTTATGTTGGGCCAGTGTGACCTTTAGACTCcacctacttttattttatttatgatttcaAATGAATCCTCAAAGCTCTAACaacttattcattaatttaattaaatggtGCAATGCTAATAGTGACtaggaaaataaagatgaaagagATACAAACTATGTAAATTAGTAGTGTAGTATAATTGTTCAATGCTGGACCCTGGTGTCAGTCTATTTGAGAGGGTTCCCAGCTGTATCACTTATTAATATTGAGATCATGGGAAAGATCCCTGACTTCCTGTGCTTTatattaaaatgagatttttgtgaagactaaataaatatattagaagaATGGCTAGGACAGTAAGTGCTGAATAACtgttacatattattattattattgatgaaGTACTCTAAAAATTATAGTtgatttatctttttgatattcaAAATCCATTAGTATGCAAGCTATATTAATAGATTTAAGCCACTTATTACTCACTGGTTCTGTTCTGCTTATTTTCTTCACTCACTATATATTAATTAttcctagtgttccattattggaacgctaagcatgtgggagtcatttattttattttattttatttatttattttttatttatttttatttttttccctgtgcTTACTTTAaggtagtaatttttttttaattattatactttaagttctagggtacatgtgcacaatatgcaggtttgttacatatgtatacatgtgccatgttggtgtgctgcacccactaactcgtcatttacattaggtattcctcctaatgctatccctcccccatcccctcaccccacaacaggccccgatgtgtgatgttctccaccctgcatccaagtgttctcattgttcaattcccacctatgagtgagaacatgcagtgtttgtttttctgtccttgcgataatttgctcagaatgatggtttccagcttcatccatgtccctacaaaggacatgaactcatcctttttgatggctgcatagtattccattgtgtacatgtgccacattttcttaatccagtctatcagtgatggacgtttgtgttggttccaagtctttgctattgtgaatagtgccacaataaacatacatgtgcatgtgtctttatagtagcatgatttacaatcctttgggtatatacccagtaatgggatggctgggtcaaatggtatttctagctctagatccttgaggaatcaccacaccacactgtcttccacaatggttgaactagtttacactgcATGTGGGAGTCATTTATATcttactgctcaaggtcatcgcaaaggtctgatttttcaaattcaaaaaattgcaacctcaggcataaatgggttaatgtgattaaaatattttaataaaataatctatgaaaatttataattatccaaaacaaaaatagctgtGAGGAGTAGCATTGTTTTACAGTTTTGAAAATGTCATAAATGTCTGTTTcatagaagacagctggattcttatatttgtttctcttttaatctgtTGCAATATACAGTTTTGGTTAAGGTAGATGAGGAAATCTGGTCTCACATAGATACGTAATTTGAAAAAGAAGGAGTATTTTAACAGTCTTTTCagagagtttttgttttatagaggattttgttttctagagaATACACTTAGCATTGGAATTTGACGGTTATATTGTGTTTACATATTCTTCCATATTAAAGGTTACTGACCTGCTTTCCAAACCCATCATAGTAGTTTGCACTCCCAATAACAGGGGATGaggattccatttattttatgttcTAGTCAATGCTTGATATTGCCCCACTTCTTAATTTTTGTCAAAATGGCAAGTGTGAAATTGTATccactgttttaatttgcatttctgtaattatTCATTAGATTTAAcactatttaatattaataatgttcATGAATGGTTTCAAAATATGTAAGTTTTCAATTATgacatttctctaattatcaatTTGCTCCTGATTTTTAACTTAATAACACTGTAGTCAGAGAATGTTACCTATATGACCccattaaacttttaaatttaaatttttcacaaATCAAAAGAGTGCTTCAAAATTATACTAGAAAGATATCCCCTAATGACACCACTTTCATACCATTCGTGCTATGTGCCTGACAGATACCATACATAACCTCAGTTAAAACCTGAGACAGGTTTACTATCCCTGTTTTACTGATGAAATAACAAGCACAAAGATATTAACACAGTTTGCAGGTAGCAGAACCACAATCCAAAAACAGCAGTGTGACATCTAAGTCCATGCTCTTAGTCACTGACTCATGCACAGGATTGTAATTCCATTAGCGATATGCTAACGTTTCCaaagtgtcttttaaaaagtCCCTTCCAAATGTTCTTATACTTTCTTTTGTTCTCATAAGAGCCTGATATACAATGAAAAGTATAGTCATCCTCTTCTACATGTGGAAAAACTGATGCACAGAAccattgtagtttttttttttttttttttgcttatgcattttttaaaaaaacattttttattatactttaagttctagggtaagGGCCAAGGTCAATCAGGGTTATTTCCTCTAAATTGGATCAATATTTTGCTTGGCTCTGTGTTCAGTGTGGATACAAGGTAGTTTATTTCAATAGAAATTGGGATAACAACTGACTTAGATATTTATACTCTTTTTTCCTACAGATACTAGAATCACCGTGCAATGACTGAGGAAAGGAACAGTACAACAATTACAAAGTTCATTCTCTTGGGATTCTCTGAATTTCCAAAGCTCGctattttcctcttttcaatATTCTTAGGGATCTACCTCCTGACAGTGTCCTGGAACATGAGCCTCATCACGCTTATCAGGATGGACTCCCATCTGCATACACCTATGTACTTTTTCCTTAGTAATCTGTCGTTTCTGGACATCTGCTATGTTTCCACTATAGCTCCCAAGATGCTCTCAGACTTCTTCAAGAAGCATAAATTCATCTCCTTTATGGAGTGCAGTATGCAGTACTTTTTCTTCTCTAGCCTAGGTCTAACTGAGTGCTGTCTTCTTGCAACCATGGCTTATGATCGATATGCTGCCATTTGTGACCCTCTGCTCTACAGGGCCATCATGTCGCCCACCCTCTGCAGGCAGATGGTGGCAGGATCTTGTATAACTGGATTCTTGGGCTCATTTATCCAACTCTGTACCTTGCTTCAGCTCCCTTTCTGTGGGCCAAACGTCATCAACCATTTCTTCTGTGATCTGCCCCAGCTGCTGATTCTATCCTGTTCTGACACCTTTTTCTTTCAAGTCATGACCTCTGTTCTCACAGTGATCTTTGGACTCACGTCAGTTTTAGTTATCATGATATCTTATGGTTATATCATTGCCACAATTCTGAAGATCACCTCAGCTGAAGGCAGAGCCAAAGCTTTCAACACTTGTGCTTCTCACTTGACAGCAGTGGTCCTTTTCTTTGGCTCAGGTATCTTTGTTTATATATATCCTAATGCTGGTGATTCCCTGAGCCAAAACAAGTTGGCATCAGTCTTATACACAGTTATAATCCCCATGTTAAATCCAGTGATCTACAGCCTGAGGAACAAGGAAATCAAAGATGCCCTAAACAGATGGAAGAAGAGAATCTTCTCCTGGTGTTatggaatgaaataatggaatTTGTTTCAGATGTATAAATAATGTGGGAAGAACAGCTGAACATTTATTTTCAACTCTCCTAATTGTTGGCAGAATTGTAGTTGCTCCTTATATAAACTCAGGGTTGGCACAAAATCAGGCAAATGCATAAAAAGTATCTTCAAATTTAATAACCATTCTTTATTAGTTGTACTCTAATAAATCAATAGGCCAGGCAAACCACAAGTACTTTTTGTAGCTAGTTGTGGCAATGGGACAGTTCACCTTGAATATTCAATTTCTATCTAACATGGCACTACCTCAAGAACTAGAGATGCTATTACCGGTCAGGGCTTCCAGGAGACTAGCAAGCCTTCTCATAGCATCTTATTTTAGGTAGAAGAGGGATTACTATTAATACAgagagatctttttaaaaataatttcccaatTAAGCTGAAACTCACGTTTAACCTATTCTTTCACCTCTGGAAATTTTggattaatttcttcatttatgcATTTGTCCAAAGCCAAATATTCCTATCAGGTAAAAGGCTTGCTAAAGTCACACAGATAAAATTTGTTGTAATAGGAATGCTTAACGTGTCTGCTAAGTTAAGATTTGGTTGACCAGTTTTCTAGCTAGGTATTCCTAGACAATTCCTTGTATGTTATTCCTATAGTgtctttgtttttccatcttaTCTCTATCATGACACCAGAAAAGAGAATCAGAAACTGGCCCACTGTTGGTGACATAATTTAGTCCCTGAGTTTTGCATTTCCAACTGTCTTACTATTAACATTTTTGGCTTAATAGGCCAAGTCCCTGTTACAAAGTTGTTTTTCCAATAATTAACAAATAGGAAGTGGTTGGTAAAATCATCCATAAAGAACGGAACCTCCAGGACCACAAGAAAGTCTGAATTTGGCTGTTTCCCTTATAACTTACTACAAGATACAGAGGAATGCTAGAGGATTGAGATTTAAAATACCAAACAAggaaaggaagctgaggcagaaagcACACTTCTGTTGTTTAATCTTCTGGTAGGATTCTGACTTCCATAATCTTAGGCCTGAAATCATGGAAATTTTCAAGAGATTATATCCAGTAAAATGCATTTTGTATattccccccacctccctctgtATTCAGAAGGGAAAATTTCAAATCCCCATGAGTGTTCAGTTGCTAAAAATCTTACAGCAAACCTTTTAGATAACTGTAGGCACTACAATGTGAGAAGTTCTGCTTCTAATAAATACTCCATATCCCTGTGGGTAGAATCCAATTTCAGGGAGCTTGGAGATGAAAGGGAAAGTTATTTCGGAAGACAACTGATTTACAGTTATCGGATAGGATTTTGTTGAGAAGTTTGAGATGGGGTTGCAAGCCTAGATTTCAtgtaaagtttttttgttgttgtttttgttttgtttttaactaactCTTGTTAGTGACCCCATTGAGACCTCCCTTGGCTTCAGTTTAAAACAAAGGATATTAGCTGATGACTATACTGACATTGAGAGAGAAGTAACTTCCTAAGTGCCATTCATTTCATTTGGTTGGGTGTTTAGTGCTTTTA
Protein-coding sequences here:
- the LOC102138778 gene encoding olfactory receptor 5AN6-like: MTEERNSTTITKFILLGFSEFPKLAIFLFSIFLGIYLLTVSWNMSLITLIRMDSHLHTPMYFFLSNLSFLDICYVSTIAPKMLSDFFKKHKFISFMECSMQYFFFSSLGLTECCLLATMAYDRYAAICDPLLYRAIMSPTLCRQMVAGSCITGFLGSFIQLCTLLQLPFCGPNVINHFFCDLPQLLILSCSDTFFFQVMTSVLTVIFGLTSVLVIMISYGYIIATILKITSAEGRAKAFNTCASHLTAVVLFFGSGIFVYIYPNAGDSLSQNKLASVLYTVIIPMLNPVIYSLRNKEIKDALNRWKKRIFSWCYGMK